Proteins encoded together in one Planctomyces sp. SH-PL14 window:
- a CDS encoding MarR family winged helix-turn-helix transcriptional regulator — MAERTGLQSELKKRGPFASLEQEAMLNLLRASDQFQNRFGRLFREYGLTSSQYNILRILRGEGKPLPSLEIADRMIQVVPAITGLIDRLQEAGMVTRRRCETDRRVVYVDLTDKARSLLTDLDEPVLELHRDLLGHLSRTELKELVQLLEKARVPLGTTSPES; from the coding sequence ATGGCGGAGCGGACAGGATTGCAGAGCGAACTCAAGAAGCGGGGGCCCTTTGCCTCCCTCGAGCAGGAAGCGATGCTCAACCTCCTCCGCGCCAGCGATCAGTTCCAGAACCGGTTCGGCCGGTTGTTCCGCGAGTACGGCCTGACCTCCTCGCAGTACAACATCCTCCGGATCCTCCGCGGCGAAGGGAAACCCCTCCCGAGCCTCGAGATCGCCGACCGGATGATCCAGGTCGTCCCGGCGATCACGGGGCTCATCGACCGCCTGCAGGAGGCCGGCATGGTCACCCGCCGCCGGTGCGAAACCGACCGGCGGGTGGTGTACGTCGACCTGACCGACAAGGCCCGCTCGCTCCTGACCGACCTGGACGAGCCGGTGCTCGAACTGCATCGCGACCTTCTGGGACACCTCTCCCGGACCGAACTCAAGGAGCTGGTTCAGCTGCTGGAGAAGGCCCGGGTCCCGCTCGGGACAACCTCGCCCGAGTCGTGA
- a CDS encoding pirin family protein — MNVQRTPNTLPPVAGNQSIVVRRAADRGHADHGWLDTWHTFSFSSYQDPDHVQFRSLRVMNEDFVAPGRGFGTHPHRDMEIVTYVLEGALEHRDSMGNGEILRPGEFQRMSAGTGITHSEFNPSKTEPVHLYQIWLLPERKGITPSYEQKRFAEEERHNRLRLVASRDAADGSLLIHQDARIFLGTLDAGIPVTHTLDAGRHAWIQVLRGSVALNGIGLETSDGAAVSDLRDLTITASTNAEVMVFDLP; from the coding sequence ATGAACGTCCAGCGCACTCCCAACACCCTCCCGCCGGTCGCCGGCAACCAGTCGATCGTCGTCCGCCGGGCGGCGGATCGCGGCCATGCCGACCACGGCTGGCTCGACACCTGGCACACCTTCTCGTTCTCGTCCTACCAGGACCCGGACCACGTTCAGTTCCGCTCGCTGCGGGTCATGAACGAGGACTTCGTCGCCCCCGGCCGCGGCTTCGGGACGCACCCGCACCGTGACATGGAGATCGTGACCTATGTCCTGGAAGGGGCCCTGGAGCACCGCGACTCGATGGGGAACGGAGAAATCCTCCGCCCCGGCGAGTTCCAGCGGATGTCCGCCGGGACCGGGATCACCCACAGCGAGTTCAACCCGTCGAAGACCGAGCCGGTCCACCTGTACCAGATCTGGCTGCTGCCGGAGCGGAAGGGGATCACCCCCAGCTACGAACAGAAGCGATTTGCAGAAGAAGAGCGGCATAACCGCCTCCGTCTCGTCGCCTCCCGCGACGCGGCGGACGGGTCGCTCCTCATCCACCAGGACGCCCGGATCTTCCTCGGCACCCTCGATGCCGGGATTCCGGTGACGCACACGCTCGATGCCGGTCGGCACGCCTGGATCCAGGTCCTCCGCGGATCCGTCGCGCTGAACGGTATCGGACTCGAGACTTCGGACGGCGCGGCCGTGAGCGATCTCAGGGACCTCACGATCACCGCCTCGACGAATGCCGAAGTGATGGTGTTCGACCTTCCCTGA
- a CDS encoding DoxX family protein, producing MNQPLRSAATLLGRLMIVTIFVLSTVGNKIPNFSGVASYMASEGVPAPQLLLGGAILFLMVGSVTVLLGYQARFGAALLLTFLALATYYFHDFWNFQGQEQQMQMIQFLKNLSMMGTMVFLMANGPGPASVDTQRPLAAE from the coding sequence ATGAACCAGCCTCTTCGTTCCGCCGCCACGCTCCTCGGCCGCCTGATGATCGTCACGATCTTTGTCCTCAGCACCGTGGGGAACAAGATCCCCAACTTCAGCGGCGTCGCCAGCTACATGGCCTCTGAGGGAGTCCCGGCGCCGCAGCTCCTCCTTGGCGGCGCGATCCTGTTCCTGATGGTCGGCAGCGTGACCGTGCTGCTCGGCTATCAGGCCCGCTTCGGTGCCGCGCTGCTGCTGACGTTCCTGGCCCTGGCGACGTACTACTTCCATGACTTCTGGAACTTCCAGGGTCAGGAGCAGCAGATGCAGATGATCCAGTTTCTCAAGAACCTGTCGATGATGGGGACGATGGTGTTCCTGATGGCGAACGGCCCCGGCCCGGCCAGCGTTGACACACAGCGGCCGCTCGCGGCGGAGTGA
- a CDS encoding type II toxin-antitoxin system RelE/ParE family toxin, with protein sequence MAETLFLPGAEDDYRSALRWYAEQGPHLADAFEVAVDEALSKIASGPHRFARYDERHRCFPMRRFPYALIYRSDGDQVIVVAVAHGKRRPGYWKKRGQ encoded by the coding sequence ATGGCTGAGACGCTGTTTCTTCCGGGGGCGGAGGACGACTATCGATCCGCTCTTCGGTGGTACGCCGAGCAGGGGCCTCATCTCGCGGACGCCTTCGAGGTTGCGGTCGACGAAGCTTTATCGAAGATCGCGAGCGGCCCGCATCGCTTTGCCCGGTATGACGAGCGTCATCGATGTTTCCCGATGCGCCGGTTTCCCTATGCCCTGATCTACCGCAGCGACGGCGATCAGGTGATCGTCGTCGCTGTGGCTCATGGCAAGCGCCGTCCGGGCTACTGGAAGAAACGGGGCCAGTAG
- a CDS encoding addiction module protein — protein sequence MSTNLDSVKKAAMELSEQDRARLADSLLETLPDLDQQAVEETWASEVERRSREFDEGNVTPIPWSQVREAARKAVAPHG from the coding sequence ATGTCGACGAATCTCGATAGTGTCAAGAAGGCTGCCATGGAACTGTCCGAGCAGGACCGGGCGCGACTGGCGGACTCGCTGCTGGAGACGTTGCCGGATCTCGATCAACAAGCGGTCGAAGAGACCTGGGCGAGCGAGGTGGAGCGTCGATCGCGAGAGTTCGACGAGGGGAACGTGACGCCGATTCCCTGGAGTCAGGTTCGGGAGGCCGCCAGAAAGGCCGTCGCTCCTCATGGCTGA
- a CDS encoding M48 family metallopeptidase, with the protein MNREDFDRLVQRLEAKYAHRPGALRWRVVLWVVAGYVVLFGWLIPLLILGGIALFGGAGLLPAPAAWLIVGAVLFALGLVQTALLLSIRVPAPKGVVVTRTSAPGLFQELDRLSESIRCRHFHRVQLTPDFNAAVYRVPKLGLFGWSRPSLLIGWPLLTSLSPAEARGVLAHEFAHLSREHGRFGHWLYGLNEMWGRVIGQLQTAEQSATIRKFLGVLIWGLNWFWPRLHARMFLLSRAAEYEADEQAGETVGSEHLAQALWRIDCLDFVLRDEFWPEMQRLAARQAEPPDNMLRRMDETLRQAPSDEEAKRWMTEVCQALTDQANTHPSFSDRVGAMGFSADDFRRAGFPGAARGTAAAAFFSTDERQFEAEVSNFWKRELLADWRRRHGRSSTLNRRLSDLPSAPVDAVETSLDVGVLWERARMVADVEGVPAAEPVLRQLLAVQPTHVYASLMLGQHLLDRDPGEGIRLLRRVITSDRDDVIPHASNMLMEHFRRTGAQAELEVIRKHMAAFEVEAAAARKERGMVTAADTFEPHDLSRDELAPLREVLRQQAELGNAWLAQKGLEHFPHRRLFVLCVEARRAGWWGGSGEKDQALASRLVPLVRLPGQVLVIAAGGALAKIAKKVRQVPDSSIHEQG; encoded by the coding sequence ATGAATCGCGAGGACTTCGACAGGCTCGTTCAACGGCTCGAAGCGAAGTACGCCCATCGGCCCGGCGCCCTTCGGTGGCGGGTCGTGCTGTGGGTTGTGGCGGGGTACGTCGTTCTGTTCGGATGGCTGATTCCGCTGCTGATCCTGGGAGGGATCGCTCTCTTCGGAGGAGCCGGTCTCCTGCCCGCTCCGGCGGCCTGGCTGATCGTGGGGGCGGTGCTGTTTGCCCTGGGGCTCGTCCAGACCGCGCTCCTCCTGAGCATCCGCGTTCCCGCTCCCAAAGGGGTGGTCGTGACGCGGACCTCCGCCCCCGGACTCTTTCAGGAGCTGGACCGGCTGAGCGAGTCGATCCGCTGCCGGCACTTCCATCGCGTTCAGCTCACGCCCGATTTCAACGCCGCCGTCTACCGTGTCCCGAAGCTGGGGCTGTTCGGGTGGTCGCGGCCGTCGCTCCTGATCGGATGGCCGCTCCTCACGTCGCTGTCGCCCGCGGAGGCGCGGGGCGTCCTGGCGCATGAGTTCGCACACCTGTCACGGGAGCATGGCCGCTTCGGTCACTGGCTGTACGGTCTCAACGAGATGTGGGGCCGGGTCATCGGGCAGCTCCAGACGGCGGAGCAGTCGGCGACCATCCGGAAGTTCCTGGGAGTCCTGATCTGGGGCCTCAACTGGTTCTGGCCCCGGCTGCACGCCCGGATGTTCCTCCTGAGCCGGGCGGCAGAGTATGAGGCGGACGAGCAGGCGGGGGAGACGGTCGGCTCGGAGCACCTGGCCCAGGCGCTGTGGCGGATCGATTGTCTCGACTTCGTTCTCCGGGACGAGTTCTGGCCCGAGATGCAGCGGCTCGCGGCCCGGCAGGCGGAGCCTCCGGACAACATGCTGCGGCGGATGGACGAGACGCTCCGGCAGGCGCCGTCCGACGAGGAGGCCAAGCGGTGGATGACGGAAGTCTGTCAGGCGCTGACGGACCAGGCGAACACCCATCCCTCCTTCTCCGACCGCGTCGGCGCGATGGGGTTCTCGGCGGACGACTTCCGGCGGGCGGGATTCCCCGGGGCCGCGCGGGGGACGGCCGCGGCCGCGTTCTTCAGCACGGACGAGCGGCAATTCGAGGCGGAGGTTTCGAACTTCTGGAAGAGGGAGTTGCTGGCGGACTGGCGTCGGCGGCATGGGCGTTCCTCCACCCTCAACCGCCGCCTGTCCGATCTTCCGTCGGCGCCGGTGGATGCCGTCGAGACCAGTCTCGACGTGGGGGTGCTGTGGGAGCGGGCGCGGATGGTTGCCGACGTGGAGGGAGTGCCGGCGGCGGAGCCGGTCCTCCGGCAGCTCCTGGCGGTCCAGCCGACGCACGTGTATGCCAGCCTGATGCTGGGACAGCACCTGCTCGACCGCGATCCGGGAGAGGGGATCCGGCTGTTGCGGCGGGTCATCACGAGCGACCGGGACGATGTCATTCCGCACGCCAGCAACATGCTGATGGAGCACTTTCGCCGGACCGGGGCGCAGGCCGAGCTGGAGGTGATCCGAAAGCACATGGCTGCCTTCGAAGTCGAGGCGGCGGCGGCCCGGAAGGAGCGGGGGATGGTGACTGCGGCGGATACGTTCGAGCCGCACGACCTTTCGCGGGACGAGCTGGCTCCATTGCGGGAGGTTCTGCGGCAGCAGGCGGAGCTGGGGAACGCTTGGCTGGCGCAGAAGGGGCTGGAGCATTTCCCGCATCGGCGGCTGTTTGTCCTGTGCGTGGAGGCGCGTCGGGCAGGGTGGTGGGGCGGGAGCGGGGAGAAGGATCAGGCGCTCGCGTCGCGGTTGGTTCCGCTGGTGCGGTTGCCGGGTCAGGTGCTGGTGATCGCGGCGGGCGGGGCGCTGGCAAAGATCGCGAAGAAGGTCCGGCAGGTCCCGGACTCGAGCATTCACGAGCAGGGATAG